One part of the Deltaproteobacteria bacterium genome encodes these proteins:
- the nuoB gene encoding NADH-quinone oxidoreductase subunit NuoB, whose product MTSVSRAFGDTFAMSRLTDAIQWARKYSFFSYPFVTACCGMEYMAVAGPRFDLDRFGAALPRFTPRQADLLMVVGTITHRQAPVLQRVYRQMAEPRWVMSFGACTSSGGPYNNYAVVQGIDTIIPVDVYVPGCPPHPQAVLDGLLKLQERVQRERPGMPYEGRHGSGRPMRS is encoded by the coding sequence ATGACGAGCGTGAGTCGCGCCTTCGGCGACACGTTCGCGATGTCGCGTCTCACCGACGCGATCCAGTGGGCGCGCAAGTACTCCTTCTTCAGCTACCCGTTCGTCACCGCATGTTGCGGCATGGAGTACATGGCGGTCGCCGGCCCGCGCTTCGATCTCGATCGCTTCGGCGCGGCCCTTCCACGCTTCACGCCACGCCAGGCCGATCTGTTGATGGTCGTCGGCACGATCACCCACCGCCAGGCGCCCGTGTTGCAGCGCGTGTACCGCCAGATGGCCGAGCCGCGCTGGGTCATGTCGTTCGGCGCGTGTACGAGCTCCGGGGGGCCCTACAACAACTACGCCGTCGTGCAGGGCATCGATACGATCATCCCAGTCGACGTGTACGTTCCGGGTTGTCCGCCGCACCCGCAGGCGGTGCTGGACGGGCTCTTGAAGCTGCAGGAGCGGGTGCAGCGTGAGCGTCCGGGGATGCCGTACGAGGGCCGCCACGGCAGCGGACGTCCGATGCGAAGCTGA
- the nuoF gene encoding NADH-quinone oxidoreductase subunit NuoF, protein MAVERYLLPPDGADWRSLDAYRRAGGYEAAQRALQGLAPEAVIEEVKASGLRGRGGAGFSTGQKWSFMPKPGGPKPTFIACNGDESEPGTFKDRQIVERNPHLLVEGLIITAHAIGARAAYVYLRGEYVTGFRTLVTAVDEARAAGLLGSRHCGIEREFDVHVMRGAGAYICGEETGMIESAEGKKGQPRKRPPFPAVYGLWGCPTTVNNVETISQVPAIIRKGAAWFKSIGTPTSTGNTLYGISGHVNRPGVYELPLGTPLREIIEVHAGGVRNGKRLKAIIPGGVSMPVLSAEQVDVRMDHESLKQAGTLLGTGGIVVIDETACMVRAAIVIARFFRHESCGQCTQCREGTAWLYKLLRRIESGQGSLADLETIDQVGGYMEGQTICALSDAAAWAATGFLRRFRSEFEAHVHGKGCPLPESFEP, encoded by the coding sequence ATGGCGGTCGAACGCTATCTCCTTCCGCCGGATGGCGCCGACTGGCGGTCCCTCGATGCTTACCGAAGGGCCGGAGGCTACGAGGCGGCGCAGCGCGCGCTCCAAGGGCTCGCCCCGGAGGCCGTGATCGAGGAGGTCAAGGCGTCGGGACTCCGCGGACGAGGGGGTGCCGGGTTCAGCACCGGACAGAAGTGGAGCTTCATGCCGAAGCCGGGCGGACCGAAGCCTACGTTCATCGCGTGCAACGGCGACGAGAGCGAGCCCGGCACCTTCAAGGACCGGCAGATCGTCGAGCGGAATCCCCATCTCCTCGTCGAGGGCCTCATCATCACCGCTCATGCGATCGGCGCACGCGCCGCGTACGTATACCTGCGCGGCGAGTACGTCACGGGTTTTCGGACGCTCGTCACTGCCGTCGATGAGGCGCGAGCAGCCGGGCTCCTCGGCTCACGACATTGTGGGATCGAGCGCGAGTTCGACGTCCACGTCATGCGCGGCGCCGGAGCGTACATCTGCGGCGAAGAGACCGGCATGATCGAGTCCGCCGAAGGCAAGAAGGGCCAGCCGCGCAAGCGGCCGCCGTTTCCCGCGGTATACGGTCTCTGGGGATGCCCGACGACGGTCAACAACGTCGAGACGATCTCGCAGGTTCCCGCGATCATCCGCAAAGGGGCGGCCTGGTTCAAGAGCATCGGCACTCCCACCAGTACCGGCAACACGCTCTACGGCATCAGCGGGCACGTGAACCGCCCCGGCGTATACGAGCTTCCGCTCGGAACTCCGCTCCGCGAGATCATCGAGGTCCACGCCGGCGGCGTACGCAACGGCAAGCGCCTGAAGGCGATCATCCCGGGCGGTGTCTCGATGCCCGTGCTCTCCGCCGAGCAAGTGGACGTGCGGATGGATCACGAGTCCCTGAAGCAGGCCGGCACGCTCCTCGGCACGGGCGGCATCGTGGTGATCGATGAGACGGCGTGTATGGTGCGGGCGGCGATCGTCATCGCGCGATTTTTTCGTCACGAGTCGTGCGGACAATGCACCCAATGCCGAGAGGGCACGGCGTGGCTCTACAAGCTGCTCCGGCGCATCGAGAGCGGGCAGGGAAGCCTCGCCGACCTCGAAACCATCGACCAAGTGGGCGGCTACATGGAGGGACAGACCATCTGCGCCTTGTCGGATGCGGCGGCATGGGCCGCCACCGGATTCCTGCGACGCTTCCGATCCGAGTTCGAGGCGCACGTCCATGGAAAAGGATGTCCGCTGCCGGAGAGTTTCGAGCCGTGA
- a CDS encoding molybdopterin-dependent oxidoreductase — protein sequence MAKITVDGVELEVPDNSMLLPVLLDRGMQIPHYCYHPKLSIDGSCRMCLVKVEGLPKLTISCNTPVRDGMVVDTRGPEVTKARQGVLELLLVNHPLDCPICDQAGECYLQDYAFEYGTRAARTQEPRRKLLKRVDVGPRVVLDQERCILCRRCIRFCKEVTETRELGVFNLGDRSVVDVFPDEPLANDYSICTADVCPVGALLSKDFHHKMRVWFLDETESVCPNCANGCNIKIGAARGHVHRLLPRRNDDVNETWMCDTGRLGYRFVNEHRLRAPRIRRDGVPTDASWTDALEAAATSLASLVRAHGPTALATIVSPHLTNEELFTLRQLMSGGLRSEQGDVAVIEGPADDFLIKAEKAANVRGARDLGLAAGGGHATLAEIRTGIEAGTIRALFVTTTDVWTLWGADAAALLDRLETVVVVAANEHPLLAHADVVLPGATFAEKNGTFTNLAGRVQRIHRALDPGSAPTDGEIFLQLGRRLGMEIAPGVFDPRAVFTAITRHLPAYGALAWDTLGANGASTVAA from the coding sequence ATGGCCAAGATCACCGTCGACGGCGTCGAGCTCGAGGTTCCGGACAACAGCATGTTGCTGCCGGTCCTCCTCGATCGCGGCATGCAGATTCCTCATTATTGTTACCACCCGAAGCTCTCGATCGACGGCAGTTGCCGCATGTGCCTGGTGAAGGTCGAAGGGCTGCCGAAGCTGACGATCTCCTGCAACACGCCGGTTCGCGACGGCATGGTCGTCGACACCCGGGGACCCGAGGTCACGAAAGCGCGCCAGGGCGTGCTCGAGCTCCTGCTCGTGAACCATCCGCTCGACTGCCCGATCTGCGACCAAGCGGGCGAGTGCTACCTCCAGGACTACGCCTTCGAGTACGGAACCCGAGCCGCGCGCACACAAGAACCGCGCCGCAAGCTGCTGAAGCGTGTCGATGTCGGACCGCGCGTAGTGCTCGATCAAGAGCGCTGCATCCTCTGCCGGCGCTGCATCCGCTTCTGCAAGGAGGTCACCGAGACGCGCGAGCTCGGGGTCTTCAATCTCGGCGACCGGTCGGTGGTCGATGTTTTTCCCGACGAGCCGCTCGCGAACGATTACTCGATCTGCACCGCCGACGTCTGTCCCGTGGGCGCGCTCCTCAGCAAGGACTTCCACCACAAGATGCGGGTGTGGTTCCTCGACGAGACCGAAAGCGTCTGCCCGAACTGCGCGAACGGCTGCAACATCAAGATCGGCGCCGCGCGCGGCCACGTACACCGCCTGCTTCCGCGCCGCAACGACGATGTCAACGAGACGTGGATGTGCGACACCGGCCGCCTCGGATATCGGTTCGTCAACGAGCACCGCCTGCGCGCGCCGCGCATACGTCGGGACGGGGTGCCGACGGACGCGTCGTGGACCGACGCGCTGGAAGCGGCGGCGACGTCGCTCGCTTCCCTCGTCCGCGCGCACGGACCGACGGCACTCGCCACCATCGTGTCGCCGCACTTGACGAACGAGGAGCTCTTCACGCTCCGTCAGCTGATGTCTGGCGGGCTACGCAGCGAGCAGGGCGACGTCGCGGTGATCGAAGGGCCCGCCGACGACTTCCTGATCAAGGCGGAGAAGGCGGCGAACGTCCGCGGCGCGCGCGACCTCGGCCTCGCGGCCGGCGGCGGCCACGCGACGCTCGCGGAGATCCGCACCGGCATCGAGGCGGGGACGATCCGCGCCCTCTTCGTAACGACCACGGACGTCTGGACCCTCTGGGGCGCCGACGCCGCGGCACTCCTCGATCGCCTCGAGACGGTGGTCGTCGTCGCCGCGAACGAGCACCCCTTGTTGGCGCACGCCGACGTCGTCCTGCCGGGAGCGACCTTCGCCGAGAAGAACGGAACCTTCACCAACCTCGCGGGGCGCGTCCAACGCATCCATCGAGCGCTCGATCCCGGCTCCGCGCCCACCGACGGCGAGATCTTCCTCCAGCTCGGTCGCCGGCTCGGAATGGAGATCGCTCCGGGCGTCTTCGACCCGCGCGCGGTGTTCACTGCGATCACGCGCCACCTGCCCGCGTACGGCGCGCTCGCCTGGGACACCCTCGGCGCGAACGGCGCGTCGACGGTGGCCGCCTGA
- a CDS encoding NADH-quinone oxidoreductase subunit I, which yields MAGTVVTVERPPRPRVMDTLGPLAIVRGLIVTASHFFRNLMGFVRGKPTIFTVQYPEEAQKLAPAFRGMPVLVQMPNGKERCVACGLCEWACPVDCITIYPSETEDEVERYPAVFDIDMSRCMFCGLCEEACPEEAIVMSQRVAIATTEWRGAVWHKRDLLTPMAELEIRLSHIRRGYERAGARVPAVVRGKA from the coding sequence ATGGCCGGAACCGTCGTCACCGTCGAACGTCCGCCGCGCCCGCGCGTGATGGACACGCTCGGACCGCTCGCGATCGTACGCGGCCTCATCGTCACGGCCTCCCACTTCTTCCGCAACCTCATGGGCTTCGTCCGCGGCAAGCCGACGATCTTCACGGTGCAATATCCGGAGGAAGCCCAGAAGCTGGCGCCCGCGTTCCGCGGCATGCCCGTGCTGGTACAGATGCCCAACGGCAAAGAGCGCTGCGTCGCATGCGGGCTCTGCGAGTGGGCCTGCCCGGTGGACTGCATCACGATCTATCCGAGCGAGACCGAGGACGAGGTCGAGCGCTACCCGGCGGTCTTCGACATCGACATGTCACGCTGCATGTTCTGCGGCCTGTGCGAGGAGGCCTGCCCGGAGGAGGCCATCGTGATGAGTCAACGGGTCGCGATCGCAACCACGGAGTGGCGCGGCGCGGTCTGGCACAAGCGCGACCTTCTGACCCCGATGGCGGAGCTCGAGATCCGCCTGTCGCACATTCGTCGGGGGTACGAGCGAGCCGGCGCGCGCGTACCGGCGGTCGTCCGAGGGAAGGCGTGA
- a CDS encoding NADH-quinone oxidoreductase subunit C — translation MIKLRARFDADVRSVHAFRGDLTAEIAPARLVEICRYLRDDVELAFDFLADVTAVDYIGTTPRFEVVYHLKSLTRGHRLRLKARVSEDDPRIGSLVGVWRGADWLERETWDMYGIRFDGHPDLRRIYLYEEFDGHPLRKDYPKERRQPLVSRADLDAPQARRQEERDRARYGRWH, via the coding sequence CTGATCAAGCTCCGCGCGCGCTTCGATGCCGACGTCCGGAGCGTGCACGCTTTCCGCGGGGACCTGACCGCCGAGATCGCGCCGGCGCGGCTCGTCGAGATCTGCCGGTACCTCCGTGACGACGTCGAGCTGGCGTTCGACTTCCTCGCAGACGTCACTGCGGTCGACTACATCGGCACCACTCCGCGCTTCGAAGTCGTCTACCACCTGAAATCGCTCACCCGCGGTCATCGCCTGCGGCTCAAAGCGCGCGTGTCCGAGGACGACCCCCGTATCGGCAGCCTCGTCGGCGTCTGGCGCGGCGCCGATTGGCTGGAGCGGGAGACCTGGGACATGTACGGCATCCGCTTCGACGGGCACCCGGATCTGCGGCGGATCTACCTCTACGAAGAGTTTGATGGTCATCCGCTCCGCAAGGACTATCCCAAGGAGCGACGCCAGCCGCTCGTCAGTCGGGCGGATCTCGACGCGCCGCAGGCGCGACGACAGGAGGAGCGCGATCGTGCGCGATACGGACGCTGGCACTGA
- a CDS encoding NADH-quinone oxidoreductase subunit D, whose amino-acid sequence MRDTDAGTDGHAISDDLHGEPLEIQMGPSHPATHGTVRINLKLDGERIIDADIQVGYLHRGYEKECESGEWSQAIPYTDRLNYASPMINNVGYCLAAEKLLGVTVPPRGQFIRTIASEISRLSDHFTCLGASAMELAAMTPFLYGVQAREHVWDLHEALCGARVTTNYVRIGGLQSDLPPGFVDLCRGKLKAALAIFADVDRLLTQNPIFRERMEGTGRLPAADLIAYGVTGPLLRAAGVGYDVRKAEPYLVYDQLDFDVPVGSNGDNYDRYLVRVEEVHQSARIIEQCLDRLPEGPVDVDDPRLRWPAKSKVFNRMEELIDQFKLVTEGMRPPAGEVYQAVEGANGELGFYLVSNGTGKPWKCRCRAPSFSNTHAMRDMVRGALLADIVPTFDMINMIGGECDR is encoded by the coding sequence GTGCGCGATACGGACGCTGGCACTGACGGGCACGCGATCTCGGACGATCTCCACGGCGAGCCGCTCGAGATCCAGATGGGACCGTCGCACCCGGCGACGCACGGAACGGTCCGCATCAACCTGAAGCTCGACGGCGAACGCATCATCGATGCCGACATCCAAGTCGGCTACCTGCACCGCGGCTACGAGAAGGAGTGTGAAAGCGGCGAGTGGTCGCAGGCGATTCCGTACACGGATCGCCTCAACTACGCGAGCCCGATGATCAACAACGTAGGGTACTGCCTCGCCGCCGAGAAGCTCCTCGGCGTCACCGTGCCCCCGCGCGGCCAGTTCATCCGCACGATCGCGAGCGAGATCTCGCGCCTGAGCGACCACTTCACGTGTCTCGGCGCGAGCGCCATGGAGCTCGCGGCCATGACGCCCTTCCTCTACGGCGTACAGGCGCGCGAGCACGTGTGGGACCTGCACGAAGCCCTGTGCGGCGCCCGCGTGACCACGAACTACGTTCGGATCGGCGGCCTACAAAGCGATCTCCCGCCCGGCTTCGTGGACCTCTGTCGCGGCAAGCTGAAAGCCGCGCTGGCGATCTTCGCCGACGTCGATCGATTGCTGACGCAGAATCCGATCTTTCGCGAACGCATGGAGGGGACGGGTCGTCTGCCCGCTGCGGACCTCATCGCCTATGGGGTGACGGGACCGTTGCTGCGCGCCGCGGGCGTCGGTTACGACGTCCGCAAGGCCGAGCCCTATCTCGTGTACGACCAGCTCGACTTCGACGTGCCCGTCGGCAGCAACGGCGACAATTACGACCGGTACCTGGTACGCGTGGAGGAAGTACACCAGAGCGCCCGCATCATCGAGCAGTGCCTCGACCGTCTGCCCGAAGGCCCCGTCGACGTCGACGATCCGCGCCTGCGTTGGCCGGCCAAGAGCAAGGTCTTCAATCGCATGGAAGAGCTGATCGATCAGTTCAAGCTCGTCACGGAGGGAATGCGTCCCCCCGCCGGCGAAGTGTATCAGGCGGTCGAAGGCGCGAACGGCGAGCTCGGCTTCTATCTGGTCAGTAACGGCACCGGAAAGCCGTGGAAGTGCCGATGTCGGGCCCCCAGCTTCAGCAACACGCACGCGATGCGCGACATGGTCCGCGGGGCGCTGCTGGCCGACATCGTACCGACGTTCGACATGATCAACATGATCGGCGGTGAATGCGACCGATGA
- a CDS encoding NAD(P)H-dependent oxidoreductase subunit E — translation MSEPSHTLSDSVKQAILAEVPKYPEPRSALLMALHFVQAEIGHVPLAVQREIAALLGLRPIEVREVVTFYPMYHEHPVGKRNIQVCVNIACALAGARKVVRGLEERLGVRVGERTPDGAYSIEEVQCLGSCGTAVCVQVNNEPFIENVRPDRVDDLLRTVG, via the coding sequence ATGAGTGAACCGAGCCACACGCTGTCCGATTCCGTGAAGCAGGCGATTCTCGCCGAGGTTCCGAAGTATCCGGAGCCGCGTTCGGCGTTGCTCATGGCGCTACATTTCGTTCAGGCCGAGATCGGGCACGTGCCTCTCGCCGTGCAACGCGAGATCGCGGCGCTGCTCGGCCTGCGGCCGATCGAAGTCCGCGAGGTCGTCACGTTCTATCCGATGTACCACGAGCATCCGGTCGGGAAGCGTAACATCCAGGTCTGTGTCAACATCGCGTGCGCGTTGGCCGGCGCCCGCAAGGTGGTGCGCGGACTCGAGGAGCGGCTGGGCGTGCGCGTCGGGGAGCGGACGCCCGACGGCGCGTACTCGATCGAGGAAGTGCAGTGTCTCGGCTCGTGCGGCACGGCGGTGTGCGTGCAGGTGAACAACGAACCTTTCATCGAGAACGTTCGACCCGATCGTGTCGACGACCTCCTACGGACGGTCGGCTGA